The Saccharolobus shibatae B12 genomic interval TTTCCATCGAAAATTGGTGGAATATATCTTCCGCCACTTGCTAAAAAGATTCTTTTAGCCTTTATCATTAATATCTTACTCTTCGTAAGAAATCCTATTCCTTCATCAAATTTACCTAATAAAACTCCCTCTAGAATTTTATCCTTATTTTCGTTAACGATATCCTTTAATAACTTAGAGAACTCATATTTATTAGTTTGTGGTAATGGATAGGGTATATGAGTGTTCCATTCGATATCAGATGATATTAAGATCGTTTTCTCTTCCTTATTTATTTCTGATAAGACTCCTAACCCAGAAGTCCCTCCTCCTATAATTATATTCTGTACTTCAAGGAATTCCAACTCTTTTTGGTCATTATTACTTGTTATTGAATCTGGTAAATTAATGAAGTGTTTAGAGTAGGTTTTTACTAGGCTTGGGAATATTCGTAATAATTTGCTATGTAGGATACTAGTATCAATTGGTATCTCAATTTTCTTCACATATTTTTTAGTCTGTGTATCATGACATAAGTCAATTCTTTTTCCGTTCTCTATTATCTCGTTATATGGTAAGCCTGGCTCACAATCTTTCATGCTTCTAGGTCTTCTATGCCTTTTGCTTAGTATTATCGGCATATCCATTTTTAAGGACCTCATTTATAATTTTCCCATCAGATTTATAATTTATTCCATACAGTTTCAATATTGTAGGCGTAACGTCAACTATTTTCATGTCTATTCGTTTCTTAGTGAAATTTTTCCCATATAATATTACAATCCCATTAATATCATCATTTCTATAATACCCATGGTCCGCAGTAGTCGTATTATAAGGGATGACGTTTTCAAATATTGTATTTTTTTCTATATTGCTTGAGATGGAGTATTTTGGATTAACGCCATTGATTATTATATCGCCTTGTCTATCACTTGCTGGTGTCTCATTAGAATAAATTACGGTAAATATCCTTTCTCCAGTTTCGGGATCTTCTAATCTTTCTAAGTTAATAGTCAAATATTTAATTAATTTGTTAAATTCCTTTTTGCTTACTATTCCAAATTTCTCCCTCTCTTTTAGGTTAATTCTAATAATTCCTCCACCACCATAATACGCCTTAGTTCTCTTCCAATCTATTTTCTTATCATCGACTATTTTTAGTACATTAAGCTTTTCTAAAAATTTATTAAGATATAGCCTCTTTTTTACCTTATTTATTCCATGATCTGAACAAATAATAATATTATCAGCTAATTCGATATGGGCTTTCACAAAGTTATCTGTCATCTTATATACTTGGAAAATATAATCTAATGATCTTGAATCGTCTATACCATAAAGTAGGTGTTGTATATTATCTACTATCGGTAAGTATGTTATTGCGAAATCCCATTCTTCACGTTTAAGCAGAAATAACGAATAGTTATAGAAAAAATCATATGCAAATTTTAAAGTTTCATAATATTCATTAAAACCGATTATATTAGACTTTAGAGAAACGTAATCACCATCTAGTATCATTCCGTATTTCTTAACAACGTTCTCCCATACTTCGTTTTGTAACTCTTGACTATTTGACCAACTAGGAATTAGAAACGATATTGGTGTGAGATAAATCCCATTACTTAGGCCCTTTAATCTAAACGTTCCTTTCATTTCCTTTCCTTTACATCTCATTATTACCTCAAGTGGAGCTGTCCATTCATTTTGCTTCAAATTTAATGACAAGGTATTATTCTCGATATCAGTTATTTTTATAGTATACTCCTCATTATTATTCTCGATACTAAAATTAACTTCATTTATAGTTGTATTGCCAATCTTAAGAAAAGCTCCCTCGCTACACTCTTTAATTTTGGATTTATAGGGATCAAACAAGATAAGATTTTTTAGTTTCCATTTATCCGGTAAGGCTTGCGGTGCTGAGGTTACTATTACTTTATATTCTTTTTTCGCTAAGAGGTACCATATTGGATCAACCTTTAATGGTATACTACTATGTGCTGATAGCGGTTTACTTAGACTATAGCCTTTTATGAAGATCTTTGTGGAAGTTATTCCATGATTTGCTGGTAAGTATCCCGTGAATAAAGATGCCAAAGCTACTGGTGTTATTGTGGGGAAAACACTCTCTAGTTTACCAAAGCTCCCATTTTCAACAAGATTATTCATAGTATCTAAATTATATCTAAATTGGTTAAAAACAGCATAACTAACTCCATCAATGACTATTAATAATGTCTTCAAATCACGCACCTATTCTTTGTATATTTTCTTTTCTAGGTCTTTTCTTATATTTTTTGGAGAAATCATATTAATATGAGATCTTTTTAAATTACCCTTTTTATCAAAACTTATCGCGAATTCATAAATACCTATTTGATTTTCATATTCACCGAACACATCGTATCTATCTTTAAAGCCTTGATAATACTTAATTTGAAGACTACTATCAACTATTGTATTATCAATCTTTTTAAGAACTTTAAGCGTCAAATCTTTCATTTCATCCATTTCGTTTCATCTCCACCAAAATAGTTTCTATAATGCCTTTGATAGAATGTGTCTTACTTTCTATTATTTTTACCTCATTATTAACCCGTTTCAAAGTTTCCGTTGTCATCGGACCTATGCTATATACTATAATCTTACACTTTCTACTAATATAAGGGCCAATTAGCCTTGCCATTAATGAGCTAGTAAATGCTATGGCATCGACTTCACATTTAGCTAGGATTTTTGACACTTCATTTATATTATCTCCGATTATTTCCGAATCATATACATAGATCTCATCATATTTAATTTTGCCATTAAGAAGATTTTTCATATCTTCAGAAGCTTTTTTACTCCTTATGCTGAGCACACTATTTACCTTATCTTCCAAGATTCTTCTAGCTAGTTCTACGCTTGTAAATTTTTCTGGAGTTATTGGATTTATACTGTACATTCTCGTTAGTAACTCTGAAGTTTCTTCTCCTATGGCGTATATCTTACGATTTTTAATGAAGAAATATTCTTTAAAACAAATAACTGAATTTCTACTTGTAAATGCAAGGGCCTCATAATCATAGTTCGGTAATGAATACTGGATACATTTTATTTTAAAAATAGGTATGTTTAGAACCTCAATTCCATTTTTCTGAAGGATCATAAGCTTTTCATTGAGCTCCGCATCTTCGTTATCGGGCCTAAGGAATAATATCCTCATTCTTCATCTCCTTCTTTAGTAACAAGCCTAATTCAGACCCTATAGTATATGGGTCTCCTGGCTTGCTAATGGATAAAGTAATTTTTTTCTTTCCATCACTATAACTTGCAATACCATAAAACTCTTTTCCTTCTTTTTTAAATAACACCCCAATTGGAGAATGGCAACCTCCTCCAACTAAACTAATTACTGCTCTTTCTGCTAACGCCTCATCTAATGTGTCTTTATGATTAATTTCTTTGAATATCTCTTTTATCTTCTCATCTTTTTTTCTTCCCAAGGCTACTATAATACCTTGATTGGCTTCTGGAGTAAAGTCATAAACATTAAGTCTATGATAATTTATACTCATATTGAGCCTTTTTAAGGAGGCCTCAGCTAAAATTAAGCCTTGATATTCTTTTGACAGATATTTTCTTATTCTAGTATCTACGTTGCCTCTAATATCTTTCGTATTTATTTCTGGCTTGATATATTTAAGAAAGTTTTTCCTTCTTATGCTACTAGTACCTATAGTGATATTTGAATCCAACTTATCTAGATTCTTCTCTGCAACTAGTACATCGTATGGCGGGTCTCTTTCAAGTACTGCAAATATCTCAAGATAAGGATTTATTTCTGATAAAATATCTTTCATGCTGTGTACTGCAATATCAGCTTTTCCCTCTAATACAGCCTCATTAACTTCTTTTTCAAACACTCCTTTCCCTAGTTTACTTAGTGGATCATTAGAAAATAAGTCAGCTTTTGTCTTTATATCTATTATTTCGTACTCTATTCCAATTTTCTTTAATTTTTCTCCTAACATATCAACTTGTATTCTACTTAGTTTACTTCCTCTTGCTGCTATTCGGATTTTCAACTTAATTCGCCTATTACTTTCACAAGTTTATCTATAGTATCGTTAACTACATCATCTTTGTGTGAAGCTGAAGTGAAAATTGTCTCATATTGACTTGGAGGAATGAAGACTCCCTCCTTTAATAGTCTCTCATGGAACTTTATGTAATACTCCTTATCAGCCCTTTTTGCATCTGAATAATTTCTAACCTTGTCTATTCCGAAAAATACTTGAAACATACTTCCAACATGATTTATTGTATGCTTTATCTTTAGCAACCTTTCTAATTCCTCTACAAGAGTCTTAGCGGCTTTGTTTGCAATATCATATGGATATTCTTTTTCAAGTTCTTCTATTGTAGCAATTCCAGCGATCATGGATATGGGGTTGGCGTTAAATGTACCAGCATTAAATACTTTACCAGCAGGTGTGAAATTATCAACGATTTCTGCTTTACCTGCTACTGCACCTATAGGGAAACCGCCACCTATAATTTTACCTAGTGTTGTTATGTCTGGATAAATTTGATAGTAAGATTGTGCTCCACCTATATTGATTCTAAAACCAGTTATAACTTCATCGAAGATTAATAATGAATTGTAGGACTTTGTAAGTTCCCTTACTCCAGATAAGAAGTCCTTTTCCGGTAAGATTACACCAGCATTGCCCATAATGGGTTCTAAGATTACTGTAGCGATGTCCTCATTTCTTAATTTTTTATCTACGCAATCGAGATCGTTAAACTCGCATACTTCTACTGTTTTTATTATTTCAATTGGAACACCATCAGAAGTTGCAACGTTATATTCTGTAGCAGCACTTCCAGCTTCCACAAGTGCATAATCATGAGCTCCATGGTAATTTCCACTAAACTTCAGTATTTTACTTCTTTTTGTATAGCCTCTAGCTAATCTTATAGCTGCCATTGTAGCTTCAGTTCCACTATTTACAAATCTTATTTTCTGAGCTGATGGTATATGCGAACTAATTTTTTTAGCTAATTTTATTTCTAATTCACTAGGAGTTCCGAAAAGCCAACCTTTTTCTAATTGTTCAACTATTTTCCTCTTTACAGATTCCGGAGAATGACCTAAAATTAGAGGTCCGTAACCCAATACATAGTCAATGAACTTTTTACCATCGACCGTGTAAATATAAGCTCCTTTCCCTCTCTCCACATAAAATGGGAATGGTTTTACTGCAGCTCTAACTGGACTATTTACTCCTCCCGCAAATAATTGCTTAGCTTGAGCCCACATTTCCTCACTATTCAAAACAGCACACCTTCTTTTATCCATCTTGCGATATCGTTAGCATAATAAGTAATAATTAAATCAGCCCCTGCTCTTTTTATTGCGGTAGCAATTTCCAATACGGCAGTCCTTTCATCTATCCATCCATTAATTGCTGCTGCTTTTATCATGCTATATTCACCACTAACATGATAT includes:
- the hemL gene encoding glutamate-1-semialdehyde 2,1-aminomutase, whose translation is MDKRRCAVLNSEEMWAQAKQLFAGGVNSPVRAAVKPFPFYVERGKGAYIYTVDGKKFIDYVLGYGPLILGHSPESVKRKIVEQLEKGWLFGTPSELEIKLAKKISSHIPSAQKIRFVNSGTEATMAAIRLARGYTKRSKILKFSGNYHGAHDYALVEAGSAATEYNVATSDGVPIEIIKTVEVCEFNDLDCVDKKLRNEDIATVILEPIMGNAGVILPEKDFLSGVRELTKSYNSLLIFDEVITGFRINIGGAQSYYQIYPDITTLGKIIGGGFPIGAVAGKAEIVDNFTPAGKVFNAGTFNANPISMIAGIATIEELEKEYPYDIANKAAKTLVEELERLLKIKHTINHVGSMFQVFFGIDKVRNYSDAKRADKEYYIKFHERLLKEGVFIPPSQYETIFTSASHKDDVVNDTIDKLVKVIGELS
- a CDS encoding uroporphyrinogen-III synthase, encoding MRILFLRPDNEDAELNEKLMILQKNGIEVLNIPIFKIKCIQYSLPNYDYEALAFTSRNSVICFKEYFFIKNRKIYAIGEETSELLTRMYSINPITPEKFTSVELARRILEDKVNSVLSIRSKKASEDMKNLLNGKIKYDEIYVYDSEIIGDNINEVSKILAKCEVDAIAFTSSLMARLIGPYISRKCKIIVYSIGPMTTETLKRVNNEVKIIESKTHSIKGIIETILVEMKRNG
- the hemC gene encoding hydroxymethylbilane synthase, translated to MKIRIAARGSKLSRIQVDMLGEKLKKIGIEYEIIDIKTKADLFSNDPLSKLGKGVFEKEVNEAVLEGKADIAVHSMKDILSEINPYLEIFAVLERDPPYDVLVAEKNLDKLDSNITIGTSSIRRKNFLKYIKPEINTKDIRGNVDTRIRKYLSKEYQGLILAEASLKRLNMSINYHRLNVYDFTPEANQGIIVALGRKKDEKIKEIFKEINHKDTLDEALAERAVISLVGGGCHSPIGVLFKKEGKEFYGIASYSDGKKKITLSISKPGDPYTIGSELGLLLKKEMKNEDIIP
- a CDS encoding alkaline phosphatase family protein, which translates into the protein MRDLKTLLIVIDGVSYAVFNQFRYNLDTMNNLVENGSFGKLESVFPTITPVALASLFTGYLPANHGITSTKIFIKGYSLSKPLSAHSSIPLKVDPIWYLLAKKEYKVIVTSAPQALPDKWKLKNLILFDPYKSKIKECSEGAFLKIGNTTINEVNFSIENNNEEYTIKITDIENNTLSLNLKQNEWTAPLEVIMRCKGKEMKGTFRLKGLSNGIYLTPISFLIPSWSNSQELQNEVWENVVKKYGMILDGDYVSLKSNIIGFNEYYETLKFAYDFFYNYSLFLLKREEWDFAITYLPIVDNIQHLLYGIDDSRSLDYIFQVYKMTDNFVKAHIELADNIIICSDHGINKVKKRLYLNKFLEKLNVLKIVDDKKIDWKRTKAYYGGGGIIRINLKEREKFGIVSKKEFNKLIKYLTINLERLEDPETGERIFTVIYSNETPASDRQGDIIINGVNPKYSISSNIEKNTIFENVIPYNTTTADHGYYRNDDINGIVILYGKNFTKKRIDMKIVDVTPTILKLYGINYKSDGKIINEVLKNGYADNTKQKA